From one Astatotilapia calliptera chromosome 10, fAstCal1.2, whole genome shotgun sequence genomic stretch:
- the jakmip2 gene encoding janus kinase and microtubule-interacting protein 2 isoform X1 has protein sequence MAKKGRTKGEKPEALISALQAANEDLRSKLTDIQIELHQEKCKVSKLERDKVQEVKRVREQEQHRHTAMLTEQRAKWHEEKQKELQALRENLTRQHEQELARHAKIKDQENQRLKAALNAMRDGSGEKVRTALTLEAKEDARRFFDQERVKLLQEIAELKSTKKQTDEALSNMIQADKMKAGDLRVEHQQHQEQISKIKWDCEKDIRRLVDEIKGKDRTIFALEKELESTSGYLQKLQLQKDALDEQLFLVKEAECGLGSPKREIPGRAGDGAEHCGSPDMRRNQRRMAELNATIRKLEDRNSLLGDERNELLKRVRESEKQCKPLLDKNKLLSKRNDDLTQTIQKLEEKLKSLMKENLEMKERINSHPPLKKLKSLNDLDQAHDDQEIAFLKLQVLEQQSMIDELTRDREKLLRKKRHKRSSRPIKRHIVVDTFFGYDEESMDSETSSVASFRMDRTPATPEEDLDDSLANEESELRFRQLTREYQALQRAYALLQEQKGGLLDAEIEAKAHEQLQAEVLRYKAKIEDLEKELTLKGQDSKWVEEKQLFLRRNQELLEKVEKLESDCNRLQQELQDSKDQNELLEFRILELEERERRSPPFNHLRMHPFSEGVSALQIYCMKEGVKDVCIPDLIKLLDILGDNGNLRNEEQVAIIQASTVLSLAEKWIQQIEGTEAALHQKMMDLEIEMEMFCKQKGYLEEELDYRKQALDQAYMQIQELEATLYNALQQDKVIKYGEPLDELQRDELRTAVEKLRRQMLRKSREYDCQILQERMELLHQAHQRIRDLEDKTEIQRRQIKDLEEKVVCQLGDLVCDCSVIYFLDKCETVCVAVAARVITSVTAVGIAGCIVCWSDHTSDLLLLLLLLLILFFNRVRLVLILLPRMIFLGH, from the exons GTGAGCAAACTGGAGCGAGACAAGGTGCAAGAGGTGAAGCGGGTGCGAGAGCAGGAGCAGCACCGTCATACTGCCATGCTAACAGAGCAGCGGGCAAAGTGGCATGAGGAAAAGCAAAAGGAGCTCCAGGCTCTCAGGGAAAACCTGACACGGCAGCACGAGCAAGAACTGGCCCGCCATGCTAAAATCAAAGACCAGGAAAACCAGAGGCTGAAAGCAGCACTGAATGCCATGCGTGATGGCAGTGGAGAGAAG GTACGCACAGCACTGACTCTTGAAGCCAAGGAGGACGCACGTCGTTTCTTTGACCAGGAGAGAGTTAAACTCCTGCAAGAGATAGCAGAGCTGAAGTCTACTAAAAAGCAGACTGACGAGGCTCTCAGCAACATGATCCAGGCTGACAAGATGAAGGCTGGGGACCTGCGGGTGGAGCACCAGCAGCACCAGGAGCAGATCTCTAAGATCAAATGGGACTGTGAGAAAGACATCCGCAGACTG GTGGACGAAATCAAAGGTAAGGACCGCACCATTTTCGCTCTGGAAAAAGAACTGGAATCGACATCGGGTTACTTACAGAAGCTGCAGCTTCAGAAGGATGCCCTGGATGAACAGTTATTCCTTGTTAAGGAGGCTGAGTGTGGCCTGGGAAGCCCGAAAAGAGAAATCCCAGGCAGAGCTGGAGATGGTGCGGAGCACTGTGGCAGCCCA gacATGAGGAGAAACCAGAGGCGTATGGCTGAACTCAATGCGACTATACGCAAGCTGGAGGACCGCAACTCGCTGCTGGGGGATGAGAGGAATGAACTG CTGAAACGTGTTCGAGAGTCAGAGAAGCAGTGTAAGCCCCTGCTGGACAAGAACAAGCTGCTGAGTAAGAGGAATGACGATTTGACCCAGACGATCcagaagctggaggagaagCTGAAGAGCCTGATGAAAGAAAACCTTGAGATG AAggagcggataaactctcatcCTCCACTGAAGAAGCTAAAGTCTCTCAATGACCTGGACCAAGCCCATGATGACCAGGAAATAGCCTTTCTCAAGCTTCAAGTCTTGGAGCAGCAAAGCATGATTGATGAACTGACAAGA GACCGAGAAAAACTCCTAAGAAAGAAACGGCATAAAAGAAGTTCAAGGCCAATAAAG aGGCATATCGTGGTTGATACTTTCTTTGGGTATGATGAAGAGTCTATGGACTCAGAGACATCCTCAGTGGCTTCATTTCGAATGGACAGAACTCCTGCTACTCCTGAGGAAGACCTGGATGAT AGTCTAGCCAACGAGGAGTCAGAGCTACGTTTCCGTCAGCTCACCAGGGAATACCAGGCCTTACAGCGAGCTTACGCCCTGCTGCAGGAACAGAAAGGAGGCCTACTGGATGCTGAAATCGAAGCTAAG GCTCACGAACAGCTCCAAGCAGAGGTTCTCAGGTATAAAGCCAAGATAGAGGACTTGGAGAAGGAACTAACCCTGAAGGGACAG GACTCCAAATGGGTTGAAGAGAAGCAGCTGTTCCTAAGAAGGAATCAGGAGTTGTTAGAAAAG GTGGAAAAGTTGGAGTCAGACTGTAATCGGCTGCAGCAGGAGCTTCAAGACTCCAAAGATCAAAATGAACTGTTAGAGTTTAGGATACTGGAGCTAGAG gAGCGCGAGAGGAGGTCTCCTCCATTCAACCATTTGAGAATGCATCCTTTCTCTGAGGGAGTCAGTGCACTGCAGATCTACTGTATGAAGGAAGGAGTTAAG GATGTATGCATACCAGATCTCATCAAACTGCTGGATATCCTCGGAGACAACGGG AACTTAAGGAATGAGGAGCAAGTGGCTATTATTCAGGCTAGCACTGTTTTGTCACTTGCGGAAAAG TGGATTCAACAGATTGAGGGGACAGAGGCAGCACTGCACCAGAAGATGATGGACCTGGAGATAGAGATG GAGATGTTTTGCAAACAGAAAGGATATCTGGAAGAGGAGCTGGACTACAGAAAACAGGCCCTGGATCAGGCATACATG CAAATCCAGGAGTTGGAAGCAACCTTATACAACGCCCTGCAGCAAGACAAG GTGATAAAGTACGGCGAGCCTCTGGATGAGCTTCAGAGGGACGAGCTGCGGACGGCGGTGGAGAAGCTGAGGAGGCAGATGCTGAGGAAGAGTCGAGAGTACGACTGCCAGATCCTCCAGGAGAGGATGGAACTTCTGCACCAGGCCCATCAG AGAATTCGTGATCTTGAAGATAAGACAGAAATCCAGAGGAGGCAGATTAAAGACCTGGAGGAAAAG gtGGTATGTCAGCTTGGGGATCTTGTTTGTGACTgcagtgttatttattttctggacAAGTGTGAAACGGTGTGTGTAGCAGTGGCTGCTCGTGTCATAACATCAGTGACTGCTGTCGGTATAGCTGGATGTATTGTGTGCTGGTCGGATCACACttcagatttattattattattattattattattaatattgttttttaacCGGGTGAGGTTGGTTCTCATCCTGCTGCCCAGGATGATATTTTTAGGACATTAA
- the jakmip2 gene encoding janus kinase and microtubule-interacting protein 2 isoform X2, whose amino-acid sequence MAKKGRTKGEKPEALISALQAANEDLRSKLTDIQIELHQEKCKVSKLERDKVQEVKRVREQEQHRHTAMLTEQRAKWHEEKQKELQALRENLTRQHEQELARHAKIKDQENQRLKAALNAMRDGSGEKVRTALTLEAKEDARRFFDQERVKLLQEIAELKSTKKQTDEALSNMIQADKMKAGDLRVEHQQHQEQISKIKWDCEKDIRRLVDEIKGKDRTIFALEKELESTSGYLQKLQLQKDALDEQLFLVKEAECGLGSPKREIPGRAGDGAEHCGSPDMRRNQRRMAELNATIRKLEDRNSLLGDERNELLKRVRESEKQCKPLLDKNKLLSKRNDDLTQTIQKLEEKLKSLMKENLEMKERINSHPPLKKLKSLNDLDQAHDDQEIAFLKLQVLEQQSMIDELTRDREKLLRKKRHKRSSRPIKRHIVVDTFFGYDEESMDSETSSVASFRMDRTPATPEEDLDDSLANEESELRFRQLTREYQALQRAYALLQEQKGGLLDAEIEAKAHEQLQAEVLRYKAKIEDLEKELTLKGQDSKWVEEKQLFLRRNQELLEKVEKLESDCNRLQQELQDSKDQNELLEFRILELEERERRSPPFNHLRMHPFSEGVSALQIYCMKEGVKDVCIPDLIKLLDILGDNGNLRNEEQVAIIQASTVLSLAEKWIQQIEGTEAALHQKMMDLEIEMEMFCKQKGYLEEELDYRKQALDQAYMQIQELEATLYNALQQDKVIKYGEPLDELQRDELRTAVEKLRRQMLRKSREYDCQILQERMELLHQAHQRIRDLEDKTEIQRRQIKDLEEKFLFLFLFFSLAFILWP is encoded by the exons GTGAGCAAACTGGAGCGAGACAAGGTGCAAGAGGTGAAGCGGGTGCGAGAGCAGGAGCAGCACCGTCATACTGCCATGCTAACAGAGCAGCGGGCAAAGTGGCATGAGGAAAAGCAAAAGGAGCTCCAGGCTCTCAGGGAAAACCTGACACGGCAGCACGAGCAAGAACTGGCCCGCCATGCTAAAATCAAAGACCAGGAAAACCAGAGGCTGAAAGCAGCACTGAATGCCATGCGTGATGGCAGTGGAGAGAAG GTACGCACAGCACTGACTCTTGAAGCCAAGGAGGACGCACGTCGTTTCTTTGACCAGGAGAGAGTTAAACTCCTGCAAGAGATAGCAGAGCTGAAGTCTACTAAAAAGCAGACTGACGAGGCTCTCAGCAACATGATCCAGGCTGACAAGATGAAGGCTGGGGACCTGCGGGTGGAGCACCAGCAGCACCAGGAGCAGATCTCTAAGATCAAATGGGACTGTGAGAAAGACATCCGCAGACTG GTGGACGAAATCAAAGGTAAGGACCGCACCATTTTCGCTCTGGAAAAAGAACTGGAATCGACATCGGGTTACTTACAGAAGCTGCAGCTTCAGAAGGATGCCCTGGATGAACAGTTATTCCTTGTTAAGGAGGCTGAGTGTGGCCTGGGAAGCCCGAAAAGAGAAATCCCAGGCAGAGCTGGAGATGGTGCGGAGCACTGTGGCAGCCCA gacATGAGGAGAAACCAGAGGCGTATGGCTGAACTCAATGCGACTATACGCAAGCTGGAGGACCGCAACTCGCTGCTGGGGGATGAGAGGAATGAACTG CTGAAACGTGTTCGAGAGTCAGAGAAGCAGTGTAAGCCCCTGCTGGACAAGAACAAGCTGCTGAGTAAGAGGAATGACGATTTGACCCAGACGATCcagaagctggaggagaagCTGAAGAGCCTGATGAAAGAAAACCTTGAGATG AAggagcggataaactctcatcCTCCACTGAAGAAGCTAAAGTCTCTCAATGACCTGGACCAAGCCCATGATGACCAGGAAATAGCCTTTCTCAAGCTTCAAGTCTTGGAGCAGCAAAGCATGATTGATGAACTGACAAGA GACCGAGAAAAACTCCTAAGAAAGAAACGGCATAAAAGAAGTTCAAGGCCAATAAAG aGGCATATCGTGGTTGATACTTTCTTTGGGTATGATGAAGAGTCTATGGACTCAGAGACATCCTCAGTGGCTTCATTTCGAATGGACAGAACTCCTGCTACTCCTGAGGAAGACCTGGATGAT AGTCTAGCCAACGAGGAGTCAGAGCTACGTTTCCGTCAGCTCACCAGGGAATACCAGGCCTTACAGCGAGCTTACGCCCTGCTGCAGGAACAGAAAGGAGGCCTACTGGATGCTGAAATCGAAGCTAAG GCTCACGAACAGCTCCAAGCAGAGGTTCTCAGGTATAAAGCCAAGATAGAGGACTTGGAGAAGGAACTAACCCTGAAGGGACAG GACTCCAAATGGGTTGAAGAGAAGCAGCTGTTCCTAAGAAGGAATCAGGAGTTGTTAGAAAAG GTGGAAAAGTTGGAGTCAGACTGTAATCGGCTGCAGCAGGAGCTTCAAGACTCCAAAGATCAAAATGAACTGTTAGAGTTTAGGATACTGGAGCTAGAG gAGCGCGAGAGGAGGTCTCCTCCATTCAACCATTTGAGAATGCATCCTTTCTCTGAGGGAGTCAGTGCACTGCAGATCTACTGTATGAAGGAAGGAGTTAAG GATGTATGCATACCAGATCTCATCAAACTGCTGGATATCCTCGGAGACAACGGG AACTTAAGGAATGAGGAGCAAGTGGCTATTATTCAGGCTAGCACTGTTTTGTCACTTGCGGAAAAG TGGATTCAACAGATTGAGGGGACAGAGGCAGCACTGCACCAGAAGATGATGGACCTGGAGATAGAGATG GAGATGTTTTGCAAACAGAAAGGATATCTGGAAGAGGAGCTGGACTACAGAAAACAGGCCCTGGATCAGGCATACATG CAAATCCAGGAGTTGGAAGCAACCTTATACAACGCCCTGCAGCAAGACAAG GTGATAAAGTACGGCGAGCCTCTGGATGAGCTTCAGAGGGACGAGCTGCGGACGGCGGTGGAGAAGCTGAGGAGGCAGATGCTGAGGAAGAGTCGAGAGTACGACTGCCAGATCCTCCAGGAGAGGATGGAACTTCTGCACCAGGCCCATCAG AGAATTCGTGATCTTGAAGATAAGACAGAAATCCAGAGGAGGCAGATTAAAGACCTGGAGGAAAAG tttctgtttctgttcttgTTCTTTTCTCTTGCCTTTATCCTTTGGCCTTGA